One stretch of Priestia megaterium DNA includes these proteins:
- a CDS encoding molybdopterin molybdotransferase MoeA, whose amino-acid sequence MLESRTPISIPEAIEKVMTYKRKGSIERVSITESYGRYLGEDIIADQNVPHFNKSLYDGFAVRAQDCVEVSSEHPVEFEVVGEIGAGSVFEGEVKPFQAVRIMTGAQVPHSCDAVVMLEVTTSYEKEGKTCMALSRPASKWEHIALKGEETKKGDVLVSKGTRINPGVTAFLATFGYADVAVLKQPVVGVLTTGSELLDVNEPLEPGKIRNSNSYMALAQIVRSGGIPKYLGKLEDDFDRCYEAVEKALEKVDILLTTGGVSVGDYDYLPAIYEKLGANVLFNKIAMRPGSVTTVAERNGQLLFGLSGNPSACYVGFELFVRPIVRSFLHSPRPHLHKTIAVLNGRFKEPNAFTRMVRGEISDEGGKLVVTPVGMDKSGAISSLAAANALIVLPGGEHEYDKGTEVNVLHLENEGTSSLWV is encoded by the coding sequence ATGTTAGAAAGCAGAACACCTATTTCAATTCCTGAAGCAATTGAAAAAGTTATGACATATAAAAGAAAAGGCAGTATCGAACGCGTATCGATCACCGAAAGCTACGGACGCTATTTAGGAGAAGATATTATCGCTGATCAAAACGTGCCTCATTTTAATAAATCGCTTTACGACGGCTTTGCGGTTCGAGCGCAAGACTGCGTAGAAGTATCGAGTGAACATCCTGTTGAGTTCGAAGTAGTAGGTGAAATCGGTGCAGGCTCTGTTTTTGAAGGAGAAGTAAAGCCTTTTCAAGCGGTGCGTATTATGACAGGAGCGCAAGTGCCTCATTCGTGTGATGCGGTTGTAATGCTTGAAGTCACAACTTCGTATGAAAAAGAAGGGAAAACGTGTATGGCGTTAAGCAGGCCGGCTTCAAAGTGGGAGCACATTGCGTTAAAAGGAGAAGAAACGAAAAAAGGAGACGTGCTTGTTTCAAAAGGAACGCGCATCAATCCAGGCGTCACAGCTTTTTTAGCTACGTTTGGCTATGCGGATGTAGCTGTGTTGAAGCAGCCGGTGGTTGGCGTGTTAACAACAGGAAGTGAACTGCTTGATGTGAACGAGCCGTTAGAGCCAGGAAAAATCCGCAATAGTAACTCCTATATGGCACTTGCACAAATCGTAAGAAGCGGCGGGATTCCGAAATATTTAGGGAAGCTTGAAGATGATTTTGACCGCTGCTATGAAGCGGTAGAAAAAGCGCTTGAAAAAGTGGACATTCTACTAACGACCGGCGGCGTATCCGTTGGCGACTATGATTACCTGCCGGCTATTTATGAAAAGCTTGGTGCGAATGTGCTATTTAACAAAATTGCGATGCGGCCAGGAAGCGTCACAACAGTCGCAGAACGAAACGGGCAGCTGCTGTTTGGATTATCTGGAAACCCATCTGCTTGCTATGTTGGGTTTGAGCTTTTTGTTCGTCCGATTGTTCGCAGCTTTTTACATTCACCACGGCCCCATTTACATAAAACAATAGCGGTGTTAAACGGCCGCTTCAAAGAACCGAATGCTTTTACGAGAATGGTGCGAGGAGAGATTTCAGATGAAGGTGGAAAGCTTGTCGTGACGCCTGTTGGCATGGACAAGTCAGGCGCTATTTCGTCATTAGCTGCAGCAAACGCGCTGATTGTTCTCCCAGGTGGAGAGCATGAATATGATAAAGGAACAGAAGTGAACGTGCTGCATCTTGAAAACGAAGGCACGAGTTCGCTTTGGGTATAA
- a CDS encoding YvrJ family protein yields the protein MKDLGFPIALSFYLLVRIESKLDRITELLQVLIEKKDKQ from the coding sequence ATTAAAGATTTAGGCTTTCCAATTGCCCTATCTTTTTACTTACTTGTTCGCATTGAAAGCAAATTAGATCGAATTACAGAGCTGCTTCAAGTTCTTATTGAAAAAAAGGACAAGCAATAA